The sequence TCGTGTCGGACAGAGATTTGGCAATCCCTTGATTCAATTTCCGGACGTTTGTAGAATATAAGGTTATTAAGCTGCCTTAAGCCTGATCCGTGAGTGACAGCGAATCTGCCCTTGCGCCTAGGTGAGGGGCAGAGAGCAGAATGATGAAGAACTTTAACGAAGAGCGCCGCCGCTCCAAGGGCGGTAGCCTGTTGGTTTTAGGACAGAATTTGAAAATTGTTTAATAAGTAGATGACAAAGAATGCCCCATCTAATCCAACTCCCCAAGATTGAAGACCCACGCGGGAATCTTTCTTTTATAGAAGAAAAAAATCATATTCCGTTTAAAATTGAGCGGATTTATTGGATCTATGATGTTCCGGGCGGTCAAGTACGAGGCGGCCATGCTTTTAAAGTCCAGCAGGAGTTGATCGTAGCTCTTTCGGGCAGTTTCGATGTAGTTGTGGATGATGGCCAAGCCAAGAAAACCTTTTCACTCAATCGTTCCTATTATGGCTTGTATTTACCGGCCGGGATCTGGAGGCAAATGAACAACTTCTCAACGAACAGCCTGGCGCTTGTGCTCAGCTCTACACAATATAATAAGATGGATTATATCCGAGGTTACGAAGAATTCTTGGAATACCGGATTAAGCATGTCAAGTAGCGTTTTTAACTGTTCGGTACTGCCTTTGAATGTGATTCATAACCGTGCGGGTAACATCACTATTGTAGAGGGATTGATAAATGTGCCTTTCGAACTGAAGCGAGTGTATTATCTTTACGATATACCCGGTGGAGAAAACCGCGGAGGCCATGCCCATAAGGACTTATCGCAATTAATTGTGGCAGCTAGTGGATCATTTGATGTATTACTGGATGATGGAGTCAATAGAAAAGTTGTAACCTTGAACAGGCCATCTTATGGATTGCTTGTGGTTCCTGGTATTTGGCGCGAGTTGTTGGAATTCTCCTCTGGAGCAGTATGCTTGGTGCTGGCTTCCCATTTATATCATTCGGAAGATTACATCAGAGAATACTGCGAATACCTAAAATATAGAAATGATCGTTAAGATACACCCTACTTCAGAAGTTCAAACCAAGGAAATTGGGGGGGGGACTACAATCTGGCAGTTTTGTGTAATTTTAAAGGATGCTCGGATAGGAAGAAACTGCAATATTAATTTCAATGTATTCATTGAGAATGATGTTGTAATTGGAGATAATGTAACTATTAAGCCCGGAGTTCAATTATGGGATGGATTGCGAATAGAAGACAATGTATTTATTGGGCCAAATGTAACATTTACAAATGATCTCTTGCCGAGATCCAAACAATACCCCGAGAAATTTGTCCAAACCATTTTGAAAAAAGGTGCGAGTATTGGGGCCAATTCAACCGTGCTAGCAGGAATTGAAATAGGGATATTTGCTATGATTGGCGCCGGAAGTGTGGTCACTAGAAGTGTTCCACCTTACACGCTATTTTATGGAAACCCGGCAAGGAAAAGAGGCTTTGTCACTAAGGAAGGGAAAGTGCTTAGTCTTAAAATGCTGGATAAGGATGGGACCCAATATATATGGGTAAATAGTGAGCCCAAACCACTGAAAAAATGATCAAATTTCTCGATTTGAAAAAAATCAATGCCCAGTATGCAGAAAAGTTGAAGCAAGTTGCCTCAGAAGTTATTGATTCAGGCTGGTATTTAATGGGCGAAAGGCTAAATGCTTTTGAAAGAAATCTTGAAGCATATGTCGGAGTAAAACATGCCATTGGGGTAGGCAACGGCCTGGATGCGCTTCGATTAATCTTGAGAGCTTATAAGGAACTTGGTTTATTTCATGACGGGGACGAAATTATCGTCCCGGCAAATACCTATATTGCTTCGATTCTTGCTGTCACGGACAATCGCTTAAAACCAGTTTTAGTTGAACCGGATATAGCTACATTTAACCTCGATCTAAACCTCATAGAGCAACATATCACTCCTCAAACAAGAGGTATTTTGATCGTGCATTTATATGGTCGTGCTTGTTGGAGCCGTGAACTTGAAAATATTGCAAAAAAACACAGCCTCAAAATTATTGAAGACAACGCCCAAGCAATTGGAGCGATTTGGGATGGAAAGAAAACCGGGTCTTTGGGCGATGCGGCGGGGATAAGCTTTTACCCAGGGAAAAATCTCGGGGCTTTAGGGGATGCCGGCGCCGTATCGACAAACGATGACCAACTGGCTGAAGTTGTTCGTGCTTTGGGCAATTACGGCAGCAAGAAAAAATACCTGAACGATTACCAGGGATTCAACAGCCGTCTTGATGAACTCCAAGCTGCGTTTCTTGACGTAAAGCTCAAATATTTAGATGCGGAAAATCAATGCCGCCGGGAAATCGCACGATATTATTGCCAAACAATCAAGCATCCGGACATTATTCTTCCATGCATTGAAAAATCTGATGCGGATACAACTCCTAAAGACAATTTTCAGTGTCCAATGCCCTTAAATCATGTCTGGCACCTCTTCGTAATCCGATTTAAACGCCGTGATGAACTACAAAAGTACTTGGCAAATAATGGTATTCAAACACAAATTCATTATCCTATTCCACCTCATAAACAAATGGCTTACAAGAATTCGAACAAACTAAGCTTTCCAATAACGGAAGAAATTCACAGAGAAGTATTGAGTTTGCCGATCAGCTCAACATTATCTCGCGAAGAAATAGAAACCATCGTTTCTACAATTAATGCTTTAACAAGCAATACTCGGGAATGACATTTAATAAGCATCGCAATTAGGCTTTGACAAACAATCAATCTTCCTACCGGCAAATCGTGAAAGCCACATCGCTTTTCGGCGGAGTGCAGGTAT comes from Acidobacteriota bacterium and encodes:
- a CDS encoding FdtA/QdtA family cupin domain-containing protein — translated: MPHLIQLPKIEDPRGNLSFIEEKNHIPFKIERIYWIYDVPGGQVRGGHAFKVQQELIVALSGSFDVVVDDGQAKKTFSLNRSYYGLYLPAGIWRQMNNFSTNSLALVLSSTQYNKMDYIRGYEEFLEYRIKHVK
- a CDS encoding FdtA/QdtA family cupin domain-containing protein; protein product: MSSSVFNCSVLPLNVIHNRAGNITIVEGLINVPFELKRVYYLYDIPGGENRGGHAHKDLSQLIVAASGSFDVLLDDGVNRKVVTLNRPSYGLLVVPGIWRELLEFSSGAVCLVLASHLYHSEDYIREYCEYLKYRNDR
- a CDS encoding acyltransferase, which encodes MIVKIHPTSEVQTKEIGGGTTIWQFCVILKDARIGRNCNINFNVFIENDVVIGDNVTIKPGVQLWDGLRIEDNVFIGPNVTFTNDLLPRSKQYPEKFVQTILKKGASIGANSTVLAGIEIGIFAMIGAGSVVTRSVPPYTLFYGNPARKRGFVTKEGKVLSLKMLDKDGTQYIWVNSEPKPLKK
- a CDS encoding DegT/DnrJ/EryC1/StrS family aminotransferase produces the protein MIKFLDLKKINAQYAEKLKQVASEVIDSGWYLMGERLNAFERNLEAYVGVKHAIGVGNGLDALRLILRAYKELGLFHDGDEIIVPANTYIASILAVTDNRLKPVLVEPDIATFNLDLNLIEQHITPQTRGILIVHLYGRACWSRELENIAKKHSLKIIEDNAQAIGAIWDGKKTGSLGDAAGISFYPGKNLGALGDAGAVSTNDDQLAEVVRALGNYGSKKKYLNDYQGFNSRLDELQAAFLDVKLKYLDAENQCRREIARYYCQTIKHPDIILPCIEKSDADTTPKDNFQCPMPLNHVWHLFVIRFKRRDELQKYLANNGIQTQIHYPIPPHKQMAYKNSNKLSFPITEEIHREVLSLPISSTLSREEIETIVSTINALTSNTRE